From the genome of Hathewaya histolytica, one region includes:
- the feoB gene encoding ferrous iron transport protein B, with protein MRVAALVGNPNVGKTTLFNYLTGSKQYVGNWAGVTVEKKEGFLTKDIKIVDLPGIYAMDTYSNEEIVSKDFLKHEDVDFILNIVDASNLERNLYLTTELKKFNKPIILILNMIDAAENKGIYIDYNRLEESLGVTVIPIIASKNKGIEKLIDVVENNTFKDISYMKLKHFPHEKETYTYIEELLKNCITLKSSTKTNITEVIDKFALNKYLAFPIFFLIMFLIFMFTFNWVGQPLSDLLDEGLNEVLIPFMHGKLDGYNPVVSSLIIDGIISGVGSILVFVPIIVSLFLGISILEDSGYMSRAALIMDKLMRKMGLSGKAFIPMIVGFGCSVPAIMSARTLESEKDRKLTALLVPLMSCNARLPVYALFTSVFFPYKGTLIVFSLYLLGILLSFLIGILFKNTIFKKDEEPFIIELPDYKLPEPKNLFLHTWDKGKGFIKKAGTIIFALSVLVWLLSNFNFTGMTDINNSFLASIGKFINPIFVPLGFGIWQNSVSLLTGLMAKEVVVSTMEIIYAGNLKEILPNFFTTASAISFLVFILLYTPCVSVIATMKKEYGTKMAIFSVLYQFILAWIVSFMVYNLFYFVIL; from the coding sequence TTGAGAGTAGCTGCCTTAGTTGGAAATCCAAACGTTGGTAAGACGACTTTATTCAACTATTTGACCGGTTCAAAACAATATGTGGGAAACTGGGCAGGAGTAACTGTAGAAAAAAAAGAAGGATTCTTAACCAAAGACATTAAGATAGTAGACCTACCTGGCATATATGCCATGGATACATATTCTAATGAAGAGATTGTATCTAAAGATTTTTTAAAACATGAAGATGTAGATTTTATTTTAAACATTGTAGATGCATCTAATTTAGAGCGAAATCTATACTTAACTACAGAACTTAAGAAATTTAATAAGCCAATTATATTAATATTAAATATGATTGACGCTGCAGAGAATAAAGGAATATACATAGACTATAATAGATTAGAGGAAAGTTTAGGTGTAACTGTCATACCTATAATAGCTTCTAAAAATAAAGGAATAGAAAAATTAATAGATGTTGTAGAAAATAACACTTTTAAAGATATTTCTTATATGAAGCTTAAGCACTTTCCACATGAAAAAGAAACTTATACTTATATTGAAGAACTTTTAAAGAATTGCATAACCTTAAAAAGTAGTACAAAAACTAATATAACAGAAGTCATAGACAAATTTGCTTTAAACAAATATCTAGCATTTCCAATTTTCTTTTTAATTATGTTTTTAATATTTATGTTTACTTTTAACTGGGTGGGACAACCTTTGTCAGATTTATTAGATGAAGGTTTAAATGAAGTTCTAATACCATTTATGCATGGGAAACTGGATGGATATAATCCAGTTGTATCTTCTCTTATAATTGATGGAATAATATCTGGAGTTGGTTCTATTTTAGTATTTGTACCTATTATAGTATCACTATTTTTAGGCATTTCTATATTAGAAGATAGTGGATACATGTCAAGGGCTGCACTTATTATGGACAAGTTAATGAGAAAAATGGGCCTATCGGGAAAAGCCTTTATTCCTATGATTGTTGGTTTTGGGTGTTCAGTTCCTGCTATTATGTCAGCTAGAACCCTAGAGAGTGAAAAAGATAGGAAACTTACGGCCCTTTTAGTACCACTAATGTCCTGTAATGCAAGACTTCCAGTATACGCTTTATTTACTTCTGTATTTTTTCCTTATAAAGGTACTTTAATTGTTTTTTCTCTGTACCTATTAGGAATACTGCTCTCCTTCTTAATAGGTATATTGTTTAAAAATACTATATTCAAAAAAGACGAAGAGCCTTTTATTATAGAACTTCCGGACTACAAGCTTCCAGAACCTAAAAACCTTTTTCTACACACTTGGGATAAAGGAAAAGGTTTCATAAAAAAGGCTGGAACTATTATATTTGCTTTATCTGTTTTAGTCTGGCTTTTATCTAATTTTAATTTTACCGGTATGACGGATATTAATAATAGTTTTCTCGCATCTATTGGAAAATTTATAAATCCTATATTTGTTCCTTTAGGTTTCGGAATTTGGCAAAACTCCGTATCACTTTTAACTGGACTTATGGCTAAAGAAGTAGTGGTAAGTACTATGGAAATTATTTATGCTGGAAATTTAAAAGAGATATTACCTAACTTTTTTACCACAGCTTCAGCCATTAGTTTCTTAGTATTTATACTTTTATATACCCCTTGTGTTTCAGTTATTGCAACCATGAAAAAGGAATATGGAACGAAGATGGCCATCTTTTCAGTATTATATCAATTTATACTTGCTTGGATAGTTTCCTTTATGGTCTATAACCTATTTTACTTTGTTATATTATAG
- a CDS encoding FeoA family protein produces MCICDLNLGEKAFISSIGGNEKLVKRLQALGCIEGTEICLCAKAPLGDPLVLNVRGFSIALRKSDAKNILIKEA; encoded by the coding sequence ATGTGCATTTGCGACCTGAATTTAGGGGAAAAAGCTTTTATTTCCAGTATAGGTGGAAATGAAAAATTGGTTAAAAGACTTCAAGCCTTAGGATGTATTGAAGGAACTGAAATTTGCCTCTGTGCAAAAGCTCCTTTAGGCGATCCTCTAGTTTTAAATGTAAGAGGATTCAGTATAGCACTTAGAAAAAGTGATGCTAAAAATATCCTTATAAAGGAGGCTTAA
- a CDS encoding ribonuclease H-like domain-containing protein — protein MICKNKIIKVNDINEEDVLIFNKKENLYEKALFLDLEHYVYKHPICIGVFGVCFYSKIDNALIFTQFMIENEEEAHEIVHMAYNYLKHVKKDLGKKYLVTFSGNNDCIVIDYLFKEENIKLDIRKYFKHIDLQKVYEGHKGESIGLKKLEKIFEIQREGEPISGMNLAKTINKIIKKEDYFKNMPREKIQRILLYNEQDVVNLFHIYTNWNKYIKREL, from the coding sequence ATGATATGTAAAAATAAAATAATAAAGGTTAATGATATAAATGAAGAAGATGTACTTATATTTAATAAAAAAGAAAACCTGTATGAAAAAGCCCTGTTTCTAGATTTAGAACATTATGTTTATAAGCATCCTATTTGCATTGGTGTTTTTGGAGTTTGCTTTTATAGTAAGATAGACAATGCCCTTATTTTCACACAATTTATGATAGAAAATGAAGAGGAAGCTCATGAAATCGTACACATGGCCTATAATTATTTAAAACATGTAAAAAAAGACCTTGGTAAAAAATATTTAGTTACCTTTTCGGGGAATAACGATTGCATTGTAATAGATTATCTATTTAAGGAAGAAAATATAAAGTTAGATATAAGGAAGTACTTTAAGCATATAGATTTGCAAAAGGTTTATGAAGGTCATAAGGGTGAAAGTATAGGACTTAAAAAATTAGAAAAGATATTTGAAATTCAAAGAGAAGGTGAACCCATTAGTGGTATGAATCTTGCTAAAACTATAAATAAAATAATTAAGAAAGAAGATTATTTTAAAAATATGCCTAGAGAAAAAATTCAACGAATTCTTCTATATAATGAACAGGATGTAGTAAACCTTTTTCATATTTATACTAATTGGAATAAATATATAAAAAGAGAACTTTAA